A genome region from Methanobacterium subterraneum includes the following:
- a CDS encoding MJ0144 family RNA dihydrouridine synthase-like protein, which yields MAGITDGAFCRDISTFGFDMVTLGGYNADQATWNAGQKILSRGRPEFDLKPGELLAYLEEQSVLVKDQDLWNGLISVNLRALTPDPIIEVSKLNNVDVVEINAHCRQPEITELGCGQSLLENPSHLEEFTREVVNKAKSKTSVKIRANVPCVDDLEIVRAIEHAGADYLHVDAMKPGYNSADHETIKSIRQETSLFIIGNNSITNVDSAQKMLAAGADGISIARAAITGTLPFDLSQI from the coding sequence ATGGCCGGTATCACGGATGGTGCCTTTTGCAGGGACATTTCAACGTTCGGGTTTGACATGGTGACCTTAGGAGGTTACAATGCTGATCAAGCCACCTGGAATGCGGGGCAAAAAATCTTATCCCGTGGAAGACCCGAATTTGACCTAAAACCAGGGGAATTATTAGCTTACCTTGAAGAACAATCAGTTCTAGTTAAGGATCAGGACTTATGGAATGGTTTGATTTCTGTAAACCTCCGTGCCCTTACCCCCGATCCAATTATTGAAGTTTCAAAGCTTAATAACGTGGATGTAGTGGAGATCAATGCCCACTGCAGACAGCCCGAGATAACTGAACTGGGCTGTGGTCAGTCCCTCCTGGAAAACCCATCCCATCTGGAAGAATTCACCAGAGAAGTGGTTAATAAGGCAAAAAGCAAAACATCAGTGAAAATTCGGGCTAATGTTCCATGTGTTGATGACCTTGAAATTGTCCGAGCCATTGAACATGCTGGTGCTGATTACCTGCATGTTGATGCAATGAAACCAGGTTATAACTCAGCAGATCATGAAACAATTAAATCAATCCGTCAGGAAACTTCTCTGTTTATTATTGGTAATAATTCCATCACCAATGTTGATTCCGCCCAGAAGATGTTAGCTGCAGGTGCTGATGGGATATCAATTGCCCGTGCCGCCATTACCGGAACGCTACCCTTTGATCTATCCCAAATATAG